A genome region from Syntrophaceae bacterium includes the following:
- a CDS encoding TrpB-like pyridoxal phosphate-dependent enzyme, which translates to MEERKIMLSDAEIPRQWYNVLADLPGPMNPPLHPGTGQPIRPEDMQAIFPMNLVEQEMSPERWITIPEAVLDKYLLWRPTPLRRARNFEKALGCPVQIYYKDESVSPPGSHKPNTAVAQAYYNKAYGIKRLATETGAGQWGSALSMACRMFDLECRVYMVRVSYDQKPYRRMMMQTWGAECIPSPSDRTQAGRNILAQDPDCPGSLGIAISEAIEDAVTNKDSRYSLGSVLNHVLLHQTIIGLEAKRQFEKIGKYPDVVIGCAGGGSNFAGVSLPFVQDKIHGKQVHVIASEPSSCPTLTKGPFAYDFGDVAKTTPLLAMHTLGHDFIPAPIHAGGLRYHGMAPIVSHMLKKGLIEARAYHQLDTFEAGVLWARTEGFIPAPETTHAIAAVVDEAKRAKEAGTEKVILFNYSGHGLVDLASYEAYFAGKLSAYELPDEEIRRALKAIESHPKCIER; encoded by the coding sequence ATGGAAGAGAGAAAGATCATGCTCAGCGATGCGGAGATCCCCCGGCAATGGTACAACGTCCTGGCGGATCTTCCGGGACCCATGAACCCCCCGCTGCACCCGGGGACGGGCCAGCCGATCCGGCCCGAGGACATGCAGGCCATCTTCCCCATGAACCTCGTCGAGCAGGAGATGAGCCCGGAGCGCTGGATCACGATCCCCGAGGCGGTTCTGGACAAATACCTCCTGTGGCGGCCGACGCCGTTGCGGCGGGCGCGCAACTTCGAGAAGGCCCTCGGGTGCCCCGTCCAGATCTACTACAAGGACGAGAGCGTGAGCCCCCCCGGCTCTCACAAGCCCAACACGGCCGTGGCCCAGGCCTACTACAACAAGGCCTACGGCATCAAGCGTCTCGCGACCGAGACGGGCGCCGGCCAGTGGGGAAGCGCGCTGTCCATGGCCTGCCGCATGTTCGACCTGGAGTGCCGGGTCTACATGGTCCGCGTCAGCTACGACCAGAAGCCCTACCGGCGCATGATGATGCAGACCTGGGGCGCCGAGTGCATCCCCAGCCCCAGCGACCGGACGCAGGCGGGGCGCAACATCCTTGCCCAGGACCCCGACTGTCCCGGCAGCCTCGGCATCGCCATCAGCGAGGCCATCGAGGACGCCGTCACGAACAAGGACTCCCGCTACTCCCTCGGGAGCGTCCTGAACCACGTCCTGCTGCACCAGACGATCATCGGCCTCGAGGCGAAGAGGCAGTTCGAGAAGATCGGGAAGTACCCCGACGTGGTCATCGGCTGCGCCGGCGGCGGGAGCAATTTCGCCGGGGTGAGCCTCCCCTTCGTCCAGGACAAGATTCACGGCAAACAGGTGCACGTCATCGCCTCGGAGCCGTCGTCCTGCCCGACGCTGACAAAGGGGCCCTTCGCCTACGACTTCGGGGACGTGGCCAAGACGACCCCCCTTCTGGCCATGCACACCCTCGGGCATGACTTCATCCCGGCGCCCATCCATGCCGGCGGGCTCCGTTACCACGGCATGGCGCCCATCGTGAGCCATATGCTGAAGAAGGGCCTCATCGAGGCCCGGGCCTACCATCAGCTCGACACCTTCGAGGCCGGCGTTCTGTGGGCCAGGACCGAGGGGTTCATCCCCGCGCCGGAGACGACGCACGCCATCGCCGCCGTCGTGGACGAGGCGAAGCGGGCCAAGGAAGCGGGCACGGAGAAGGTCATCCTGTTCAACTACAGCGGGCACGGTCTCGTCGACCTGGCCTCTTACGAAGCCTACTTTGCAGGGAAGCTGTCGGCCTACGAGCTGCCCGACGAGGAGATCCGGCGGGCACTCAAGGCGATCGAGAGCCACCCGAAGTGCATTGAGAGATAG
- a CDS encoding replication-associated recombination protein A translates to MRNARPLADRMRPETLGEYVGQSHILEKGGLLRKAIEEDRLFSMIFWGPPGSGKTTLARLIAGETKSRFTTFSAVLSGVKEIRAVIDEARAELETTGRRTILFVDEIHRFNKAQQDAFLPHVESGLITLIGATTENPSFEVISPLLSRTRVMVLRPFTEEELAEILRRALADPVRGLGGLSIEVEPEALDHMIRAADGDARAALNNLEAAASLTAGRGEGDRRITLAMAETALQRKALQYDKAGEEHYNLISALHKSLRGSDPDAALYWLARMLEAGEDPLYIARRMIRFASEDIGNADPMALTVAMAAMQAFHFIGLPEGELSLAQAAVYLATAPKSNAVYRAYGKVKAVIGRTGTLPVPLHIRNAPTRLMRDLGYGKGYKYAHDYEEAFVPQDHLPESLQGQVYYTPTDRGYEKVIRERLTKWRRIREQAARDAKHKGEE, encoded by the coding sequence ATGCGAAACGCCCGCCCCCTGGCGGACCGCATGCGGCCGGAGACCCTGGGGGAATACGTCGGCCAGTCGCACATCCTGGAAAAAGGGGGGCTGCTGCGCAAGGCCATCGAGGAAGACCGGCTCTTCTCCATGATCTTCTGGGGGCCGCCCGGTTCCGGGAAGACCACCCTGGCCCGCCTCATCGCCGGCGAGACGAAATCCCGCTTCACCACCTTTTCGGCGGTGCTCTCCGGCGTCAAGGAGATCCGGGCCGTCATCGACGAGGCCCGCGCCGAGCTCGAGACGACGGGCCGCAGGACGATCCTCTTCGTCGACGAGATCCACCGCTTCAACAAGGCCCAGCAGGACGCGTTCCTGCCCCACGTGGAGAGCGGCCTCATCACCCTGATCGGCGCCACGACCGAAAACCCCTCCTTCGAGGTCATCTCGCCTCTGCTGTCCCGGACCCGCGTGATGGTCCTTCGGCCCTTCACCGAGGAGGAGCTTGCCGAGATCCTGCGGAGGGCGCTTGCGGACCCCGTGCGGGGCCTGGGCGGGCTCTCCATTGAGGTCGAGCCCGAGGCGCTCGATCACATGATCCGGGCCGCCGACGGTGATGCGCGGGCGGCCCTGAACAACCTCGAGGCGGCGGCCTCGCTGACGGCAGGCAGGGGCGAGGGGGACCGCCGGATCACCCTGGCCATGGCCGAGACGGCCCTGCAGCGCAAGGCCCTGCAGTACGACAAGGCCGGCGAGGAGCACTACAACCTCATCTCGGCCCTGCACAAGAGCCTCCGGGGCAGCGACCCCGACGCGGCCCTCTACTGGCTCGCGCGGATGCTCGAGGCGGGCGAGGACCCCCTCTACATCGCGCGGCGCATGATCCGCTTCGCCTCCGAGGACATCGGCAACGCCGACCCCATGGCCCTCACGGTGGCCATGGCGGCCATGCAGGCCTTCCACTTCATCGGGCTGCCCGAGGGTGAGCTGTCGCTCGCGCAGGCCGCGGTCTATCTCGCCACGGCGCCCAAGAGCAACGCCGTTTACCGTGCCTACGGGAAGGTGAAGGCCGTCATCGGCCGGACAGGAACCCTGCCGGTGCCCCTGCACATCCGCAATGCGCCCACGCGTCTCATGCGCGATCTCGGCTACGGGAAGGGCTACAAGTACGCCCACGATTACGAGGAGGCCTTCGTGCCCCAGGACCATCTCCCGGAGAGCCTGCAGGGGCAGGTCTACTACACGCCGACGGACCGCGGCTACGAGAAGGTCATCCGGGAGCGGCTGACGAAGTGGCGGAGGATCCGGGAGCAGGCGGCCCGGGACGCCAAGCACAAGGGGGAGGAGTGA